The DNA window NNNNCAAACTTGgttaaaaaggaattttaagaAACACTTTATAACTCTAATAGGccaaagttcttttaaaaaaaaaaaaaaaaaaaaaaaaaaggtcactcTAAGCCATACACGGACAGGCCAAGTAGCTAATGGTCAGGCAAAAGTTCTCAAACAACCCACGGGGAACAGGGAAGGCTTGTCTTTGTATCCCTGCAGACAGCAGTTagcaaaactgaaagaaataaaataatttaaactacaAAGCAAAACTGCACAATGCCGAGTTCTGTGGGTCAGtattctcggggggggggggggtgtttattCTAGAAGGCTCCAAGAGGGGCTACGGGCCTGGCTGAAAGGAGGCAGGGAAAGTTTGGGCTCCGCGTCTACAAGGACGGATGGAAGTTGCTGGTCCGGGATTCAGGAGAGGGGCGAGGGGCCTGGGGCGGCACCTGCGGACGCCGGCCGGGGCTGGGGCACCGCTGCCAGCCCGGATCCCGGGAGTGCCGAGAAGGAAGTGGTGGCGGCGGGGAGGATGAAGCCTCGGCGCGGTCCCCGGCTCCGAAACTCTGTCAGCCCCAAGCCCCGAGGAGACGGAGGAGGTGGGGTCCCGCCGCCCCGCCGGTCACCGGGTCGGGGGAGGGTGGCCGCGGAGCGCGGGCCCGGCACCTACCTGCGGTCCCGGGCGGCAGCCCCAGACGAGGCCTAGTGCACCGCCGCCTCCATCTCTCCACGTCGCGCCGAGACTGCTGCTCCGCggccgcggccgccgccgccgccctgCGCGCCGGGTCCGAGCCCGGTTCCCGCCTCCGCCCCGCGCCTGCTGGCCGGCGGGCCCGGGAGCACAGGGCCGCCCTCTCGAGCCCAGCGCCGCCCGGGGGCAGAGCGGCCGCGGCGGGCCCCTCACGTCTCGCCCGGGTGTCCTGTCAGCCAGCAGTCTCCCCCGGGTCCGCAGCGCCGCCtccgcc is part of the Mus pahari chromosome 13, PAHARI_EIJ_v1.1, whole genome shotgun sequence genome and encodes:
- the LOC110330850 gene encoding basic proline-rich protein-like produces the protein MGERTPPLASCSAQENGPYTRQDLQKAPRGATGLAERRQGKFGLRVYKDGWKLLVRDSGEGRGAWGGTCGRRPGLGHRCQPGSRECREGSGGGGEDEASARSPAPKLCQPQAPRRRRRWGPAAPPVTGSGEGGRGARARHLPAVPGGSPRRGLVHRRLHLSTSRRDCCSAAAAAAAALRAGSEPGSRLRPAPAGRRAREHRAALSSPAPPGGRAAAAGPSRLARVSCQPAVSPGSAAPPPPLLPPPLPHPRPPGEPPPRRDHRPRRLSSPRRRRRPPHATGPARLGPRRACSRPPPGRRSPQPTIHRGSAGAGGPRPDRESPRGSDRAWRGRRGAGVPRAGTTPRGCPAPPPVVLVKAEVLWDLRSGSHRPPRAQVVQRSRALPSAFPGERAGADPSPPRPTDSRPLTPTKALASACPGSLSPS